The following are encoded together in the Janthinobacterium sp. Marseille genome:
- the dsbG gene encoding thiol:disulfide interchange protein DsbG, with protein MTTKFKLRIFCVITFLLSTTVAAQNNARPAVLKSLEDEGIKVVQEFEIPGDMRAFAGTAGMRPVAIYVSKDGTAIIGTRVDSKAKALDEAQVEELALKPMGERMWEQLQVSTWIQDGHVGAPKLVFTFSDPNCPYCNRFWQAARPWVDSGKVQIRHIMVGIIKEDSASKAAAMLQSANPAAALKKNESNYSKGGIKPATHISDKTRKALGENQILMARSGFTGTPAVVYRDDKGMVQRHNGLPTEAQMTAILGPK; from the coding sequence ATGACAACAAAATTTAAGCTTCGAATATTCTGTGTAATCACGTTCTTGTTGTCCACAACAGTGGCTGCGCAGAACAATGCTAGACCAGCAGTTCTCAAATCCTTGGAGGACGAAGGAATCAAAGTTGTCCAGGAGTTTGAAATTCCTGGTGACATGCGCGCATTTGCCGGGACCGCTGGCATGCGTCCCGTTGCTATCTACGTGTCAAAGGATGGGACTGCAATTATTGGGACCCGCGTCGATTCAAAAGCCAAGGCACTTGATGAAGCTCAGGTAGAGGAACTAGCTCTCAAGCCGATGGGAGAAAGAATGTGGGAGCAATTGCAGGTTTCGACTTGGATTCAAGATGGCCATGTAGGTGCCCCTAAACTTGTTTTCACCTTCAGTGACCCGAATTGCCCCTATTGCAATCGCTTCTGGCAGGCTGCACGACCATGGGTGGATAGTGGAAAGGTACAAATTCGACACATCATGGTAGGCATCATTAAAGAAGACAGTGCTTCAAAGGCTGCGGCTATGCTGCAATCCGCAAATCCAGCAGCAGCACTCAAGAAAAACGAATCCAACTATTCCAAAGGCGGAATCAAGCCAGCTACGCATATTAGTGACAAGACACGGAAAGCACTCGGTGAGAACCAGATACTAATGGCCCGGTCCGGCTTCACGGGCACCCCAGCTGTTGTGTATCGCGACGATAAAGGTATGGTGCAACGGCACAATGGCCTTCCAACCGAAGCCCAGATGACTGCAATACTCGGACCTAAGTAG
- a CDS encoding DUF3096 domain-containing protein: MNLHITLAPLLALIAGILILVMPRLLNFIVALYLIVIGLIGLFGTGSFLR; encoded by the coding sequence ATGAATTTGCATATCACCCTCGCACCGTTGCTCGCCCTGATTGCCGGCATTTTGATTTTAGTGATGCCGCGCTTACTGAATTTCATCGTCGCGCTTTACCTGATTGTGATCGGCCTGATCGGTTTGTTCGGCACCGGCTCGTTCTTGCGCTGA
- a CDS encoding fasciclin domain-containing protein, whose amino-acid sequence MRKLSYALLLSASLASVSFAYAADAVMVGGQSMLPSKDIVDNAVNSADHTTLVAAVKAAGLVDTLKGKGPFTVFAPTNAAFGKLPAGTVETLVKPENKATLTKILTYHVVPGKYDFAALEKAIKKNKGSAQLATANGAKLSFVMNGKHNINVKDDSGNTASISTYDVYQSNGVINVIDTVLMPK is encoded by the coding sequence ATGCGCAAACTTTCTTACGCCTTGCTTCTCTCCGCCTCACTCGCTTCTGTTTCATTTGCCTACGCCGCCGATGCCGTGATGGTGGGCGGGCAAAGCATGCTGCCGAGCAAAGATATTGTAGATAACGCAGTTAACTCAGCCGATCACACCACGCTGGTTGCCGCTGTTAAAGCAGCAGGCCTGGTGGATACCTTGAAAGGAAAAGGTCCGTTCACCGTATTCGCACCAACCAATGCCGCGTTTGGCAAACTGCCGGCGGGTACCGTTGAAACCCTGGTCAAACCGGAAAACAAGGCCACGCTGACGAAAATCCTGACCTATCACGTGGTGCCTGGCAAATATGACTTTGCCGCACTGGAAAAGGCCATCAAGAAAAACAAAGGCAGTGCGCAACTTGCGACCGCGAATGGCGCAAAACTGAGCTTCGTCATGAATGGCAAACACAATATCAATGTAAAAGATGACAGCGGCAATACGGCCAGTATCAGTACTTATGATGTGTATCAGTCGAATGGCGTCATCAATGTTATTGATACGGTTTTGATGCCGAAGTAA
- a CDS encoding DUF4124 domain-containing protein — protein sequence MATAAYADEIYRWVDENGRTQFSDKVPDRYRNAASRIDTNPSELTDSQRQEAAERAAREKAIVERASEARVEPLRPESPPSAAVMGARDSLSQKKLDCERMQREYRESQECFAPYIVRGRKGKYRNGVVLPEAFLYCKPVPDPSLQCGSPPQYNGQ from the coding sequence ATGGCTACTGCAGCGTACGCGGACGAAATCTATCGCTGGGTCGATGAAAATGGTCGTACCCAGTTTTCGGATAAGGTGCCGGATCGTTACAGGAATGCCGCGAGCCGCATCGATACCAATCCATCTGAATTAACTGACAGCCAGCGTCAGGAAGCGGCGGAGCGCGCGGCGCGCGAAAAGGCAATCGTCGAGCGCGCCAGTGAGGCCAGGGTGGAACCGCTGCGGCCTGAGTCGCCGCCAAGCGCGGCGGTGATGGGTGCGCGTGACAGCCTGTCGCAGAAAAAACTCGATTGCGAACGCATGCAGCGTGAGTATCGCGAAAGCCAGGAGTGCTTTGCGCCTTATATCGTGCGTGGTCGCAAGGGAAAATACCGCAACGGCGTGGTATTGCCGGAAGCCTTCCTGTATTGCAAGCCGGTGCCTGATCCGTCGCTGCAATGTGGTTCACCGCCACAGTACAACGGGCAGTAA